In Papaver somniferum cultivar HN1 chromosome 1, ASM357369v1, whole genome shotgun sequence, a genomic segment contains:
- the LOC113348047 gene encoding glutamate receptor 2.1-like: MYQWGTMLSFSFSMLVFAHKERVLSNLGRFVMGIWLFVVLILTQSYTANLASILTIQRSDRTYNDVNQLIRHGYNVGYQEGSFVFGMLKRMGFDESNLKSYKSPREFDESFSKGRSEGGIVAAFEELPFIELILAEYCDKYMMVGDIYPYDGLGFVFPKGSPLCPDISRTILSTREEGRTEDFKKRWFKGERKSCDDDKDPYGSSNSLTLGSFWILFIITGICSALAIIAFLTVFIYENKQILIDPSTTTRNKILNLLKRFREHNANRLITYFEHPACSEQNKVVDNRVHATEINIDAVDSLPRVHASPMAGNVSALNDNSNAEMGDYTTLGADYNIAILTIITALPFM; this comes from the exons ATGTATCAGTGGGGCACGATGCTTTCGTTCTCCTTCTCAATGCTTGTTTTCGCACATA AGGAGAGGGTGTTAAGCAATTTGGGTAGATTCGTAATGGGCATCTGGCTTTTTGTTGTGTTAATTCTCACACAAAGTTACACAGCAAATTTGGCATCCATATTGACGATTCAACGATCGGATCGCACCTACAACGATGTCAACCAACTCATCAGACATGGGTACAATGTAGGTTACCAGGAAGGTTCATTTGTTTTTGGAATGTTGAAGCGCATGGGTTTTGATGAGTCTAATTTGAAAAGCTACAAATCCCCTAGAGAATTTGATGAATCATTCTCGAAAGGGAGAAGTGAAGGCGGCATTGTTGCTGCTTTCGAGGAGCTACCTTTTATTGAACTCATCCTTGCAGAATATTGCGATAAATACATGATGGTGGGAGATATATATCCATACGACGGATTAGGTTTT GTTTTCCCGAAAGGTTCTCCCTTGTGTCCTGATATTTCAAGAACAATTTTAAGCACAAGAGAGGAAGGAAGAACGGAAGATTTTAAAAAACGTTGGTTTAAGGGCGAAAGAAAATCTTGTGATGACGACAAGGACCCCTATGGTTCATCAAATAGTCTTACTCTTGGTAGCTTTTGGATCTTGTTCATAATTACAGGAATCTGTTCAGCCTTGGCAATCATTGCATTTTTGACTGTATTCATTTAcgaaaacaaacaaatcttgaTAGATCCAAGTACTACTACTCGTAACAAAATCCTCAACTTGCTTAAAAGGTTCCGTGAACACAATGCAAATCGCTTGATCACATATTTTGAGCATCCTGCATGTAGTGAACAGAATAAAGTTGTTGACAATAGAGTTCATGCAACAGAAATCAACATAGATGCTGTAGATTCGCTTCCACGGGTTCATGCATCTCCGATGGCTGGAAATGTTAGCGCACTGAATGACAACTCTAATGCAGAAATGGGAGACTATACAACACTTGGTGCTGATTACAATATAGCAATTCTAACAATCATCACTGCATTACCATTTATGTGA